GGAAGTTGAGATCAACGATGGAGATGTTATTGAGGAGCAAGCAGTAACTGAAGGGGATGCAATATCTGAGGAAGTTCAGGTCAACGATGAAGATGTTTTTGAAGAGCAAGCAGTAACTGAAGGGGATGCAATATCTGAGGACGTTCAGGTCAACGATGGAGATGTTATTGAAGAGCGAGCAGTAGCTGAGGGAGATGAAATAACTGAGGAGATTCCagaccaagaagaagaagaagttgttTTTGATGTGGAAGACCAAGCTTCCATAGAAGAAACAGGAGCTGACAAAAGTGTGTCAGAAGCTGTTGACAACTTCTCTGAAGATCAGGTAGTTGAAGATATCAGTCAGGAGCAGACATCACAGGAGCAATTAGAAGAAACTGAGAAGCAGAAAGACTTGGAAGAATTTGAAGAACACGTGCAAGactctgaagaagaagaagaagaagaagaagaaaaccctACTGAGGAGATTGTGGAAGAGCTAGATGAAAAAGCCATTTCTATCAATGGAAGTTAAGTTTCTGAGAGGATGatggttcaaaataaaatactttttctgaGGACTTGAAATGATCCCAAATGAATCATGTGATGCATAGGATTTCACATTTGTTGAAATGTTCCTCAGTCTTATGTTGTATACCCGAAAGTGAACTTTGAACCTAGCAATGAGTTTTTCAAATCCAATGGTGAATTTGTTTTTCTAGTGATATCTCTTAAAATGTTGAAGTGCTCTGTTTACACTGAAATGTAGAGTGTGTTGATGTTGTTGTACTAGGTTACACGCATTTTTCATATAGCAGTTTGCCAGCTAACTAACCTCAGGAGTGTCACttgaataaacagctttttatcttttttttaactatttccCTATCCCAGCCTCTCTCTCATCTGGTGTTTAGCTGTCTGTTGAAATGGGacacatgctgtgtgtgtgtatatttgcaGCTCTTAGGTCAGGGGTTCAGGAATGTGCTGCTGGTCCTGGACACTGGGGACATGTGTGTCCCATTTGTAACTATAGTGCTTATTTGAGCTCATCAAATGCCTGAAAGACGAGATGTGTACCTTGTGCCCTTCTCAACCAGACCACAAGTTATACTGAAACCAAGTCCCAATAGTGCTGTTCTAAGGCAAGCAATATTGCTACCGTAATTAAATTTGATACAGCTTTTCTCTTTGTGCTGTTATGACATAAATTAACAGGAACATAAGTTATAAAAGATAATAAATTAAGAATCAAGAATAATATTTAAGGGCAGAATACTTTGCAAATCATTTTACTGAGGAAAAAAGGGGAGAGATTTTGCCTAAAGCGTTTTAGCCCATTTAAAACATTAAGTATAATGTTGTCGTGACAAGAGGTTGCTTggcaaatatttttaaaatttgcTTATTTGTAATTGTGATTATCCTCAATGTTCAATTTGAAtgcgtttttattattattattattattattattattattattattattattattattattattaaaggtgaAATATGACCCGGACTGTTTTTGACAGGCTTTGTGGCATTTGTCAATGTCGAGACTTTTATTATGAAAGCTAATGGCAGCTCTTTCGGTTCGCTTCATGATTCCGTCCGGTTGTGTTGTGTGATGCGGGATGGTGTGAGAGAGTGGGGTGTACTGTCTCCTCGTGCCTCAGTCATTCCCGCTCGGAAACTTATTAATGATATCAGGGGGATTACAGTCACCTCGGGGGGTTTCTGCAGTCCGAAACAAGTCAGCTCTCTATCTGTTATTGGGGAATGAACGACGAGAAAAGCCCGGATAACGGCAAGAGAAACTCTGGGTATACCAGGTAAAGATGAATCATCAACAGACCGGCTGTAAGCTCGTTAAATGACCACGACAAAATATAATTgttagttatatttatattttacgaATAAACTTCgttttttaaatgacaacacATACATACCCAGCGTTTCCTGCTTTCCTACACACTTTAATGGATGTTTGCATAGCTCTTCTTACATTCGAACATTACAGTCAATCTAATGATGATTGAATCACTAAAGCGACCTTTCAAATCATTGTCTAAACTGTTAAACAAATAATCTCATTTGACATTTGTATCACTATTTAAAAGGAAGGTTTAAAGTAACGTCACTTCCTTAATCGAACGTCAGAATCACTGTCCAAATGAAACGTGAATATCTTTTGATTCCAACCGAAAGTTCTaatataacgttatatatatttGTGACACTGACATTTGaagaaataagctttccattggtgtgtggtttgttaggataggacaatattggctgagatacagctatttgaatatttaaaaaaatctataattttgaaccTTATAaggtattgttggctattgctacagataTACCGGTGCTACTtcttactggttttgtggtccagggtcacattagaGTCTAATTAGACTGCAACATCTAATCCTTCTCTCTATTGCTTTGTTTCTCTGCTCACAGTATTGAGCAAATGCTGGCTGTGAACCCCGGGAAGACGCCCATCAGTCTGCTGCAGGAATATGGAACGCGGATAGGCAAGACTCCAGTGTACGACCTGCTGAAGGCTGAGGGTCAGGCCCACCAGCCCAACTTCACCTTCCGCGTGTCTGTGGGAGACATCAACTGCACCGGCCAGGGCCCCAGCAAGAAAGCTGCCAAGCACAAAGCCGCCGAAGCTGCCCTGAAAATGCTGAAAGGAGGAATGCTTGGAGGGATCGGAGGAAATGGGATGGAGGGAGAAGGGTTTGTCGGGATTGATATGGAGGGAGAATGGTAAAGATCTGATTGTGTTcccattttaaaaacacattacacAAAGATCCATTTTCTCAAAACtgaagaattaacagaggtttctGTCTTTATATCATGTGTTTTCTCAAATGTGTTTTAGCCCTCAGTCAGAGATGAAATCTTCCGGTTCAACGCAACAAGCTGAGTGCAATCCAGTTGGAGCTTTGCAGGTGAGTGGCCATAACTCAAGGCTGGAATAGATTACATAAATATGACTGAATCTGCAGAAACATGTGCCTCATTTCTAGAAGACATATGATTAAGCTGCAGATGTTGTGTATGCTTCATACTTCATATTAGATTACAAGCCTAAGAAAAGTCATTGCTGTTGCTTTTTGATGTGGTAATTAAGCATGAATTATATTTACTGATATTAGCATATTGGAAGCAGATATTGTCTGTGCTTGTAGTTTTAACTGTGTATATAGTTGCAAATATATacacctgtgtatgtgtgtgtatatatatatatatatatatatatatatatatatatatatatatatatatatatatatatatatatatatatatatatatatatatatatgcactgtaagtcgctttggacaaaagcgtctgctaaatgcataaattaaatttttaattttatatatatttattaaatttgttgTTAGAGATTgcattaaatagttatttttaagcAGCATTTATATTGGTGATGTTATTGTTATCACCTAACAAATATATTGTTGATTCCAATATCATGAAACTCATAGTTATTGCTTTAATTGTGATTTCCACAGGAGCTAGTGGTGCAAAAAGGCTGGCGTTTACCCGAGTACACAGTCACTCAAGAATCTGGACCTGCACACCGCAAAGAGTTTACAATGACCTGCAGGGTGGAGAGATTTGTTGAGATAGGTACAATCTTGAATTTTTCCTATAgtggttatttttaaatatgcagtCCATTCAAAGTAATGAATGTCTTTAATCTTGTTCTTAAGGTAGTGGCACATCAAAAAAGCTTGCTAAAAGAAATGCAGCAGCAAAGATGCTCTCTCGTATCCATGATGTTCCTGTGGACATGCGCAGCAGCCATGAAGCCGAAGCAGAAGATGACACCTTCAGTATGGTAAGACGGGCAATATTTACTAAGCTGTAAATGCAGTTTTAGGGTGGACTGATGTAAATTCATCTTTTTGCAACAGCAAACGGGTGGCAGACCAGAGGGAGGGAAGTCTAAAGGTCTCGGCTGCACATGGGACTCTCTGCGGAACTCCGCCGGGGAGAAGATCCTACAGTTGCGCTGTCATCCTCTGGGCCAACCTGACTCCAATTTCTGTTCTCTCCTTCGTGAGCTTTCTGAGGAACAGCGCTTTGACGTCAGCTACCTGGACATAGGTGAGATACTAAGTTGGTCCAACAtgcacattaaattaatttaagtgcTTTAAAGGTGTTCTCTGATGTCCTCcgagtgtgtatgtgaagttttatctcaaaacACCCCACAGATAATGTTATAGCTTCTTGAAACTgacacttttagggtatgagccaaaacgctctgtttatgtgtatgtcccctttaaatgaaaattagctggtgctcccgcctcccttccagtgttgccaagtctgtggttttccTGCGGAATTggtctactttaacactgttactGCGGGTTGATTTTCATGTCCGCGGGAGGGTTTTGTTCAGGCAACCCTAATCCCTTCTTAGAAAAGTgcgagcttcaagagctcatgcttgTGGGCATACCAGTGTTACGGTGACCACGTTACTGACCTCACACATTGCTTGCAAACTcaatttcaattttttattaCCACATTCCTATTCACAATCATTCTGGTAGaacgtgaaggcagcattagtgaaaacaggcagagacaatggtagctttagcaacattagccttacagagagccaggaagcttttttggaaaacaaaatatgatgcatgaATCTTACTTTATCTGGAGTTAAGACGTTTGCAGACTAAGTGTTGGtatcgatccctctttcagaagcaatctttgcacaactccagaGCTGAACTGATCCTCGTTTGTGAGGCAGTCCggtgtaaaatgttagcacaaagtataggacttttaaaaaaaaaaaaaaaaatttctgaacaTTTCCTTTGAAAAGGATATTTAGCAACTGTGTCCTCAGTGGTTATTGGTTCATCCCAACACATGAtccttttaatggctctttggcgcTGACGtatctccagcagctacagcaagagaactATTGCGGAtgcagcttctcactcagggctgtgtatatgctaataggtGATTtcttaaaaactaattttttctTTGGACTTTGTTCATTCAGAGGAGCGCAGTTTGAGTGGCCTTTACCAGTGTCTGGTGGAGTTGTCCACGCAGCCCATTACCGTCTGCCACGGATTCGCCTCTAGCCTGGATGCAGCACGTGCCAGTGCTGCCCACAATGCCCTTCAGTACCTCAAGATCATGGCAGGGGGGAAATAAACCACACTAAGAGCTCtcctgtaacatttatttttctttttgcttcCCAGAGGAAAATAGGAAAATCAGGTGAAGCTTACCTCTTCTGCCCCTAGTTGTGTAATCTGAGGGGCTTGTTTGTTTGATGCAGTAGGTTCACTATAATGGCCTGTAAAGCCCTTCTGTTTTGAGTCCCTACTGCTACCAGCTGTGAAATCAGTTGGAGAACATACTGATTGCCTAATTTTCACCTTGGATATGACACCAAAAGCATGTGCCCTTGCTCTTTAGTGCCTCCAAACAAAGGCAGGGGACACTATTCATTTGAAATCTGAGGGCAAAGGTTCACAGGTGTTCAGTATGTGTGAAttttttgatgtaatttatttgtttatttgttaagtgttggtctttttaactttttttttctccatttaaatTATGACCATTAATTTGCTCTGTGACTTCGATGAATTGATGAACCTAGAACAGACTAGCATGActtttttaaaactgtaaatatttcacttttttacatttttattttcattatattttagtaatagaagttatttgtaaacatttattttgcttcATAGAACATAtttgtgaaaaagttttttttttctcagccaatgaaatataatttttaacataGACCTGACAGTTTGTGGTAAATATCTACCTCTGTGTTTAAGTGTTTCTGCCTCACAAGCTTCATCATTACATTTGGACTGGCAAAGactgaaatattcatattcaatatAATAGTATACGACCAACAACAGTAGTATGTGACTGTGTGACCGCTGATGTCTTTTGTACCAAATTGGTGAATATGTAATCTATTGGATATTTTATCTTGAACAATAAACTTGAAATTGCCATTATCTTCTACTTTTTGCATTTAGTCATTTGTTATTTAGCAAATTCTATTCATCCTGTTTGCAAAAATGCAGTCCTGTCGTTCTTATTTAACCTTCCTCAAGAGGGCATCAGAGATAGCTTTTAATGTCAGTAGTTGACATGAAGAATGTTTATGCAAATATAGTATGCATTTGCAGTGTGGCATGAATTGCTTTCTAGCAAAGGCTGAAACAAACATTGTTCACATGGTTTCATTTCTGTATTCAAATCAAGAGTGTTGGGTTCGAGTCACCTCTGCATTATCAGACAAGTTTTTAAACCAGTCTACCCAAATGAAatagttcaaataaattatttattaccaTTGTGGAATGACAAATAAAGGCAATATGTACAGCAGTTTATCCATCTGACCAAGAAGAACGAAAAGTGCACAAAACCAGATCATATGCATCATTCTAGGCTGCTAGTTTTCACATTAGGGTAATATAAAAGCAACGATCATACATGctcctggtcttattgtgcatgaATTATCTGTGCAAGCTTTTCCAATGATAAAGTCATTCTCGATGGACAAATACACTTAGAAAGATAGGTTTGCAAACACCATTTCATTTTGACTTGAAGGACATTAGTAGACGCAGTTTGTGCTTCGTTAGCCTGAAATTTGATGATGTTTTCTCTGGGGTTAAGAGGTTAATGGTGCACATCCTCATCAGCATATCCACTGCTGTCTGACTGAAAACTGTCCCCTCGCAGTGGCGACGCTGGTAAAGAGAAACAATGGTTACAAAAGTTGATGATTTTAGATTTTCAAAGCACACAATTCACTTTCAACTGTTTCTGTGAACCAAAAAATCGATAGTGTGCAAATTTTTTTGTAACTTCCTGTTAGGTTGTTCCCCTGAAATGTGATAAGGCAGACAAGATCAGCTGGACCCAATTTACCGCGTACAATGTGTTTTTAACAAGTCAGCAAAACACCTCCCTTTATCGCCACATTAAGACATGTTGCTTTTTGTGAACTTGTAAAGATGACTTCgcttattatcagctgttcagctgaatttattttactaaactgATGAAGAATTAGTCAAATCAGTGGTTAAAATTTTCCTCACGAGTTCTAATCATGATAAGGACTACTCATGTTACTTACATTTGTGGTGATGCGTCGAAACAGACAATGTGACTGTGGAGCAAAATTCTGATGAAGTGGTTTCCTCTTCCTCTGCACTGTGAACCTGAATTGAAACTCTATTCTTCATGATCATGCCACAAAACAATGCCACAGTATAGAAAACTAGATCATTACATTGCCAGAGTGatgttttctattaaaaaatcATTGTTTTAGTGTGATATGCATTTCCTAATGTGTTCGTTttggtttttagcatgttgctaactgGCCAAGTCAAACTTTC
This genomic stretch from Carassius gibelio isolate Cgi1373 ecotype wild population from Czech Republic chromosome B6, carGib1.2-hapl.c, whole genome shotgun sequence harbors:
- the LOC127959398 gene encoding RISC-loading complex subunit tarbp2, producing the protein MNDEKSPDNGKRNSGYTSIEQMLAVNPGKTPISLLQEYGTRIGKTPVYDLLKAEGQAHQPNFTFRVSVGDINCTGQGPSKKAAKHKAAEAALKMLKGGMLGGIGGNGMEGEGFVGIDMEGECPQSEMKSSGSTQQAECNPVGALQELVVQKGWRLPEYTVTQESGPAHRKEFTMTCRVERFVEIGSGTSKKLAKRNAAAKMLSRIHDVPVDMRSSHEAEAEDDTFSMQTGGRPEGGKSKGLGCTWDSLRNSAGEKILQLRCHPLGQPDSNFCSLLRELSEEQRFDVSYLDIEERSLSGLYQCLVELSTQPITVCHGFASSLDAARASAAHNALQYLKIMAGGK